Proteins co-encoded in one Coregonus clupeaformis isolate EN_2021a chromosome 17, ASM2061545v1, whole genome shotgun sequence genomic window:
- the LOC121586889 gene encoding DNA-binding protein RFX5-like isoform X3, with translation MTEDRLKADPSKREGLDSGEGDTEPSLLLQKLKSNISKNVQGKVDIILQDVQRFSDNDKLYLYLQLPSGPSSGEKSSSSDPSSFNTADQLHTCNWIRSHLEEHADTCLPKQDVYETYKRYCENLQHRPLSAANFGKIIRDIFPNIKARRLGGRGQSKYCYSGIRRKTVLNMPLLPNLDLKNDPSELTELVQTYKQEVTEAACELICDWAQKILKRSFDTVVEIARFLVQEHIVNPRCSQAELVTSAAMAGGPAKPHKVIKKNPVPSKGGGPETEGSSSEAKVRDKEVGDQLLPGKLQSSDKPTKGVESVRPGGRESQVEALMKHLPRILPRSSVPEKSQLSVRSSPPSLAPKDAGGVKVITMTALPQQQGGALPVMILPQSVSLSYPDREKAPPVTMAPTSVVQRARAATKRAPEAPAAVSRGPGPGGTPAKRKRGRPRKPRPEDTAPPQPPPPPLPSVNQAPIMRSLTGGVIQKACSSSSSQVVEVVFQDQQALVLGQLHSVADTGDPAHRGVVLETDPRPLLLLPGTSHTNWDMGRAMVEVIQRAPRPITKNNNSQSTPHHRLPLSTVLEDRGEVEITLTPVEPSDDLPTPTAQASSEGHPTPDDSSKEPSPGPSSLEPHPPCPRD, from the exons ATGACTGAGGACAGGTTGAAGGCGGACCCCTCCAAGCGGGAGGGGCTGGACTcaggagagggagacacagagccTAGCCTGCTGCTGCAGAAACTAAAGAGCAACATCTC TAAGAATGTACAGGGCAAAGTGGACATTATCCTG CAAGATGTGCAGCGCTTCTCTGACAACGACAAACTCTACCTTTACCTCCAGCTGCCTTCTGGCCCCAGTTCAGGGGAGAAAAG cagcagcagtgaccCCAGCTCATTCAACACAGCTGACCAGCTGCACACCTGCAACTGGATCCGTAGCCACCTGGAGGAACACGCAGACACCTGCCTGCCCAAGCAAGACGTCTACGAGACATACAA GAGATACTGTGAAAACCTGCAGCACCGGCCTCTGAGTGCTGCCAACTTTGGGAAGATCATCCGTGACATCTTCCCCAACATCAAAGCCCGGAGGCTCGGTGGAAGGGGACAATCCAA GTATTGTTATAGTGGAATCCGCAGGAAGACGGTGCTAAACATGCCATTGTTGCCAAACCTGGACCTGAAAAACGACCCG TCGGAGCTGACGGAGCTGGTGCAGACCTACAAGCAAGAGGTGACGGAGGCGGCTTGTGAGCTCATCTGTGATTGGGCCCAGAAGATCCTCAAGCGTTCCTTTGACACAGTGGTCGAGATCGCCCGTTTTCTAGTGCAGGAACACATCGTCAACCCGCGCTGCAGCCAGGCTGAACTCGTCACTTCTGCCGCGATGGCAG GAGGTCCTGCAAAGCCCCACAAGGTGATCAAGAAGAACCCAGTACCATCCAAAGGAGGTGGGCCAGAGACGGAAGGGAGCAGCTCTGAAGCGAAGGTA AGGGATAAAGAAGTTGGGGATCAGTTGTTGCCAGGGAAACTGCAGTCCAGTGACAAGCCAACTAAAGGGGTGGAGTCGGTACGCCCGGGGGGTCGCGAATCGCAGGTTGAGGCTCTGATGAAGCACTTGCCCCGAATCCTGCCTCGCAGCTCTGTCCCGGAAAAGTCCCAGCTTTCGGTGCGCTCTTCACCCCCGTCGCTGGCGCCCAAAGACGCAGGTGGCGTGAAGGTCATCACAATGACTGCCCTGCCCCAGCAGCAAGGGGGCGCTCTCCCAGTCATGATCCTCCCCCAGAGCGTCAGCCTCTCCTACCCCGATAGGGAAAAAGCCCCGCCGGTCACCATGGCACCAACGTCGGTGGTGCAGAGGGCCCGCGCCGCGACCAAACGGGCCCCCGAGGCTCCGGCTGCAGTCAGCCGGGGCCCCGGGCCAGGAGGCACACCGGCCAAACGGAAACGAGGACGACCCAGGAAGCCACGGCCAGAAGACACCGCCCCTCCGCAGCCGCCCCCTCCACCCCTACCCTCGGTCAACCAAGCCCCTATCATGAGGTCCCTCACTGGAGGGGTGATCCAGAAAGcctgctcttcctcctcctcccaggtGGTGGAGGTCGTATTCCAGGACCAGCAGGCCTTGGTGCTAGGCCAGCTGCATTCGGTAGCGGACACCGGCGACCCAGCGCATCGGGGCGTGGTGCTCGAGACTGACCCACGGCCCTTGCTGCTGCTGCCAGGGACCAGTCACACAAACTGGGACATGGGCAGGGCCATGGTAGAGGTCATCCAGAGGGCCCCGAGACCAATCACCAAGAACAACAACTCCCAGTCTACCCCCCACCACCGCCTGCCCCTGTCCACTGTGCTGGAGGATCGAGGGGAGGTGGAGATCACCCTCACCCCCGTGGAGCCTTCGGACGATCTGCCAACCCCCACCGCCCAGGCTAGCTCGGAGGGCCACCCCACGCCCGATGACAGCTCTAAAGAACCTAGTCCTGGCCCTTCCAGTCTCGAGCCTCACCCTCCTTGTCCCAGAGACTAG
- the LOC121586889 gene encoding DNA-binding protein RFX5-like isoform X1 gives MTEDRLKADPSKREGLDSGEGDTEPSLLLQKLKSNISKNVQGKVDIILQDVQRFSDNDKLYLYLQLPSGPSSGEKSLAMAPLAQLRRWCISASMSALEERTLPSSSSDPSSFNTADQLHTCNWIRSHLEEHADTCLPKQDVYETYKRYCENLQHRPLSAANFGKIIRDIFPNIKARRLGGRGQSKYCYSGIRRKTVLNMPLLPNLDLKNDPSELTELVQTYKQEVTEAACELICDWAQKILKRSFDTVVEIARFLVQEHIVNPRCSQAELVTSAAMAGGPAKPHKVIKKNPVPSKGGGPETEGSSSEAKVRDKEVGDQLLPGKLQSSDKPTKGVESVRPGGRESQVEALMKHLPRILPRSSVPEKSQLSVRSSPPSLAPKDAGGVKVITMTALPQQQGGALPVMILPQSVSLSYPDREKAPPVTMAPTSVVQRARAATKRAPEAPAAVSRGPGPGGTPAKRKRGRPRKPRPEDTAPPQPPPPPLPSVNQAPIMRSLTGGVIQKACSSSSSQVVEVVFQDQQALVLGQLHSVADTGDPAHRGVVLETDPRPLLLLPGTSHTNWDMGRAMVEVIQRAPRPITKNNNSQSTPHHRLPLSTVLEDRGEVEITLTPVEPSDDLPTPTAQASSEGHPTPDDSSKEPSPGPSSLEPHPPCPRD, from the exons ATGACTGAGGACAGGTTGAAGGCGGACCCCTCCAAGCGGGAGGGGCTGGACTcaggagagggagacacagagccTAGCCTGCTGCTGCAGAAACTAAAGAGCAACATCTC TAAGAATGTACAGGGCAAAGTGGACATTATCCTG CAAGATGTGCAGCGCTTCTCTGACAACGACAAACTCTACCTTTACCTCCAGCTGCCTTCTGGCCCCAGTTCAGGGGAGAAAAG TCTGGCAATGGCCCCGCTGGCACAACTTAGGCGGTGGTGTATTTCTGCATCGATGTCAGCTTTGGAGGAGAGAACACTGCCAAG cagcagcagtgaccCCAGCTCATTCAACACAGCTGACCAGCTGCACACCTGCAACTGGATCCGTAGCCACCTGGAGGAACACGCAGACACCTGCCTGCCCAAGCAAGACGTCTACGAGACATACAA GAGATACTGTGAAAACCTGCAGCACCGGCCTCTGAGTGCTGCCAACTTTGGGAAGATCATCCGTGACATCTTCCCCAACATCAAAGCCCGGAGGCTCGGTGGAAGGGGACAATCCAA GTATTGTTATAGTGGAATCCGCAGGAAGACGGTGCTAAACATGCCATTGTTGCCAAACCTGGACCTGAAAAACGACCCG TCGGAGCTGACGGAGCTGGTGCAGACCTACAAGCAAGAGGTGACGGAGGCGGCTTGTGAGCTCATCTGTGATTGGGCCCAGAAGATCCTCAAGCGTTCCTTTGACACAGTGGTCGAGATCGCCCGTTTTCTAGTGCAGGAACACATCGTCAACCCGCGCTGCAGCCAGGCTGAACTCGTCACTTCTGCCGCGATGGCAG GAGGTCCTGCAAAGCCCCACAAGGTGATCAAGAAGAACCCAGTACCATCCAAAGGAGGTGGGCCAGAGACGGAAGGGAGCAGCTCTGAAGCGAAGGTA AGGGATAAAGAAGTTGGGGATCAGTTGTTGCCAGGGAAACTGCAGTCCAGTGACAAGCCAACTAAAGGGGTGGAGTCGGTACGCCCGGGGGGTCGCGAATCGCAGGTTGAGGCTCTGATGAAGCACTTGCCCCGAATCCTGCCTCGCAGCTCTGTCCCGGAAAAGTCCCAGCTTTCGGTGCGCTCTTCACCCCCGTCGCTGGCGCCCAAAGACGCAGGTGGCGTGAAGGTCATCACAATGACTGCCCTGCCCCAGCAGCAAGGGGGCGCTCTCCCAGTCATGATCCTCCCCCAGAGCGTCAGCCTCTCCTACCCCGATAGGGAAAAAGCCCCGCCGGTCACCATGGCACCAACGTCGGTGGTGCAGAGGGCCCGCGCCGCGACCAAACGGGCCCCCGAGGCTCCGGCTGCAGTCAGCCGGGGCCCCGGGCCAGGAGGCACACCGGCCAAACGGAAACGAGGACGACCCAGGAAGCCACGGCCAGAAGACACCGCCCCTCCGCAGCCGCCCCCTCCACCCCTACCCTCGGTCAACCAAGCCCCTATCATGAGGTCCCTCACTGGAGGGGTGATCCAGAAAGcctgctcttcctcctcctcccaggtGGTGGAGGTCGTATTCCAGGACCAGCAGGCCTTGGTGCTAGGCCAGCTGCATTCGGTAGCGGACACCGGCGACCCAGCGCATCGGGGCGTGGTGCTCGAGACTGACCCACGGCCCTTGCTGCTGCTGCCAGGGACCAGTCACACAAACTGGGACATGGGCAGGGCCATGGTAGAGGTCATCCAGAGGGCCCCGAGACCAATCACCAAGAACAACAACTCCCAGTCTACCCCCCACCACCGCCTGCCCCTGTCCACTGTGCTGGAGGATCGAGGGGAGGTGGAGATCACCCTCACCCCCGTGGAGCCTTCGGACGATCTGCCAACCCCCACCGCCCAGGCTAGCTCGGAGGGCCACCCCACGCCCGATGACAGCTCTAAAGAACCTAGTCCTGGCCCTTCCAGTCTCGAGCCTCACCCTCCTTGTCCCAGAGACTAG
- the LOC121586889 gene encoding DNA-binding protein RFX5-like isoform X2 translates to MTEDRLKADPSKREGLDSGEGDTEPSLLLQKLKSNISKNVQGKVDIILQDVQRFSDNDKLYLYLQLPSGPSSGEKSLAMAPLAQLRRWCISASMSALEERTLPSSSSDPSSFNTADQLHTCNWIRSHLEEHADTCLPKQDVYETYKRYCENLQHRPLSAANFGKIIRDIFPNIKARRLGGRGQSKYCYSGIRRKTVLNMPLLPNLDLKNDPSELTELVQTYKQEVTEAACELICDWAQKILKRSFDTVVEIARFLVQEHIVNPRCSQAELVTSAAMAGGPAKPHKVIKKNPVPSKGGGPETEGSSSEAKRDKEVGDQLLPGKLQSSDKPTKGVESVRPGGRESQVEALMKHLPRILPRSSVPEKSQLSVRSSPPSLAPKDAGGVKVITMTALPQQQGGALPVMILPQSVSLSYPDREKAPPVTMAPTSVVQRARAATKRAPEAPAAVSRGPGPGGTPAKRKRGRPRKPRPEDTAPPQPPPPPLPSVNQAPIMRSLTGGVIQKACSSSSSQVVEVVFQDQQALVLGQLHSVADTGDPAHRGVVLETDPRPLLLLPGTSHTNWDMGRAMVEVIQRAPRPITKNNNSQSTPHHRLPLSTVLEDRGEVEITLTPVEPSDDLPTPTAQASSEGHPTPDDSSKEPSPGPSSLEPHPPCPRD, encoded by the exons ATGACTGAGGACAGGTTGAAGGCGGACCCCTCCAAGCGGGAGGGGCTGGACTcaggagagggagacacagagccTAGCCTGCTGCTGCAGAAACTAAAGAGCAACATCTC TAAGAATGTACAGGGCAAAGTGGACATTATCCTG CAAGATGTGCAGCGCTTCTCTGACAACGACAAACTCTACCTTTACCTCCAGCTGCCTTCTGGCCCCAGTTCAGGGGAGAAAAG TCTGGCAATGGCCCCGCTGGCACAACTTAGGCGGTGGTGTATTTCTGCATCGATGTCAGCTTTGGAGGAGAGAACACTGCCAAG cagcagcagtgaccCCAGCTCATTCAACACAGCTGACCAGCTGCACACCTGCAACTGGATCCGTAGCCACCTGGAGGAACACGCAGACACCTGCCTGCCCAAGCAAGACGTCTACGAGACATACAA GAGATACTGTGAAAACCTGCAGCACCGGCCTCTGAGTGCTGCCAACTTTGGGAAGATCATCCGTGACATCTTCCCCAACATCAAAGCCCGGAGGCTCGGTGGAAGGGGACAATCCAA GTATTGTTATAGTGGAATCCGCAGGAAGACGGTGCTAAACATGCCATTGTTGCCAAACCTGGACCTGAAAAACGACCCG TCGGAGCTGACGGAGCTGGTGCAGACCTACAAGCAAGAGGTGACGGAGGCGGCTTGTGAGCTCATCTGTGATTGGGCCCAGAAGATCCTCAAGCGTTCCTTTGACACAGTGGTCGAGATCGCCCGTTTTCTAGTGCAGGAACACATCGTCAACCCGCGCTGCAGCCAGGCTGAACTCGTCACTTCTGCCGCGATGGCAG GAGGTCCTGCAAAGCCCCACAAGGTGATCAAGAAGAACCCAGTACCATCCAAAGGAGGTGGGCCAGAGACGGAAGGGAGCAGCTCTGAAGCGAAG AGGGATAAAGAAGTTGGGGATCAGTTGTTGCCAGGGAAACTGCAGTCCAGTGACAAGCCAACTAAAGGGGTGGAGTCGGTACGCCCGGGGGGTCGCGAATCGCAGGTTGAGGCTCTGATGAAGCACTTGCCCCGAATCCTGCCTCGCAGCTCTGTCCCGGAAAAGTCCCAGCTTTCGGTGCGCTCTTCACCCCCGTCGCTGGCGCCCAAAGACGCAGGTGGCGTGAAGGTCATCACAATGACTGCCCTGCCCCAGCAGCAAGGGGGCGCTCTCCCAGTCATGATCCTCCCCCAGAGCGTCAGCCTCTCCTACCCCGATAGGGAAAAAGCCCCGCCGGTCACCATGGCACCAACGTCGGTGGTGCAGAGGGCCCGCGCCGCGACCAAACGGGCCCCCGAGGCTCCGGCTGCAGTCAGCCGGGGCCCCGGGCCAGGAGGCACACCGGCCAAACGGAAACGAGGACGACCCAGGAAGCCACGGCCAGAAGACACCGCCCCTCCGCAGCCGCCCCCTCCACCCCTACCCTCGGTCAACCAAGCCCCTATCATGAGGTCCCTCACTGGAGGGGTGATCCAGAAAGcctgctcttcctcctcctcccaggtGGTGGAGGTCGTATTCCAGGACCAGCAGGCCTTGGTGCTAGGCCAGCTGCATTCGGTAGCGGACACCGGCGACCCAGCGCATCGGGGCGTGGTGCTCGAGACTGACCCACGGCCCTTGCTGCTGCTGCCAGGGACCAGTCACACAAACTGGGACATGGGCAGGGCCATGGTAGAGGTCATCCAGAGGGCCCCGAGACCAATCACCAAGAACAACAACTCCCAGTCTACCCCCCACCACCGCCTGCCCCTGTCCACTGTGCTGGAGGATCGAGGGGAGGTGGAGATCACCCTCACCCCCGTGGAGCCTTCGGACGATCTGCCAACCCCCACCGCCCAGGCTAGCTCGGAGGGCCACCCCACGCCCGATGACAGCTCTAAAGAACCTAGTCCTGGCCCTTCCAGTCTCGAGCCTCACCCTCCTTGTCCCAGAGACTAG